In Miscanthus floridulus cultivar M001 unplaced genomic scaffold, ASM1932011v1 fs_365_4, whole genome shotgun sequence, the sequence AGGGAACAAACTGTTCCTGAACCACTTGTTTACTCTTTTACAACGACTACGCTCTGCGAGACGACCTGATGAATGGCTCAGACCTCAGTGGACATCATAAAAATTTGGCAACCAAAATTATTCAGTGACATGGTTCtccagatttttttaaaaaaaaaaaaactttggacTGATTCAGAACTCAAAGATCAGATCATAGCTCACAAGGACCAGCATCATTCAGCCCTTGCCCTCTGCTCACCGATACCTGGCTGTTGTTGTGCCCTCCAGGTTTACAACCAAATCATTCGGCTCACCTATACCTGGCTGTTGTGCCCTCAAGGTTTACAACCAAATCATTCGGCCAAGGATACTGTTGGTGTGTGCCAACTTAGATAATTTTACAATGGTCTCGGCTCACCAATGGTTCTGAAGATTTAGCAGATTGTGAATCCTCACATGCAATTCCGAGCCTAATAACCACGTGAAACTACAGTGCCGATGCCCGGTAGTTGTTCTTGCTCCCTCAGCAAGGGTGCCTGCACCCCTTTTGTTCTACAAACAACAGAAGAATACCTGATCAGAACAAAGACCAGAGAACCCCAACCATGACGTAGCCAAGTAGCCAACCAGCCAGCCAGTTGGAACATATTGACACTGCAAGTCTATAACCCAACAATACTGAGAAAACATGTTAATAGGAGATTTATTCATCAATACAATTAGCCATCGCTTTTTGAAGCAAATGATCATGTTTGCCATTGTCACGTTAATAGCAGAAACTACTGCTGTCAAGTTTTCAGTGGTAACCAAATCCTACAATACATTCATCATGATAAAATCTTTACACCATTATGATGAAATCCTACAATATTTTTCTTGCTAGCTGTGCACATGAAACTAAAACAAAAATAATGAGACCTATGAATATATAATGTTTTGTCAGAAATTCAGACTCGTTTCATCCATGAAGATCTAAACAGAATATATAATGTTTTGTCAGAAATTCAGGCTCGTTTCATCCATGAAGATCTAAACATATATGTTGTTTACATTTGGCATTACTTCTGCAGTTGTCTATCCAAAATTCTTACAGTTGCACATGGATGATATGGGACGATAAAAAACAATCGCAGAGCTGAGAATAATGAAACATTTCTTACAGTTACACATGCAGTGATGTCTATTGATTTCAGAGCCTACGGGGTCAAATTTGACCACAGCATTAGTTTCCTGAAACATAAATCCATCACACAACTTAGTTAAGGTGGATAGGACCATTCACTACTActggaaaaaaaatgaaaacgtAATAACAAAAGTCTGCACATGCACCCATTCTACTATCACCAGCAGCAACTGAACTCTTACAGGTTACCTGTGCACATGCGCATGTTCATCGTACCAGCATGTTAAAGCCTATGTTGACTATCTCCAACCATGACAACCCAAACACAGCACCCATTCTCTGATTTGGGTCATGCACAGTAAAAAAGATCCCAACCCAAAATTTACGTTCTCCAACAGAGGACCCAAATCACCCCCCGTCATCTACGGTACAGCACTCTTTCTTCCTCCCGTGTTCGTTTCTGTAGGAACGCACAGCAGGAAAACGAAGAGGAAAGCGGCGGCTAGCCACGGCCTACAGGGCCCATGCCTGCACCGCTCTTCACGCGCTCGCCGGCGGCCAGGGAGCTGCGGCGGGGCCAAGGGCGCCCGCGCGACCGCGCCAGGGGACTGGGCAGCGGCGTCGGACAACCAGGAGGGCAGCCCGTGCGCGCGCCGCTTGCTGCGACGGCCAGCAGCAGCGACGGCGGGGCCGGAGGCGCCCGCGCGTTCGCGCCGTTGGGGCTGCAGCGGCAGCCTGCGGCCGGCCGAGCGCGCTCACCGGTGGCGGCGGCCCCTGCTGGGGGCGGACCGGATCCGCGAGCCTCTCCCCTTCCGGTCAGCGGCGCGCAAGGCCGAGAACTGCCGCTCGCCGAGGCggaggccgccgccgtcgccgcttcCGCGTCGGAGCCGTCCAAGGCCGCTTCCTCGTCGACGCCGTCCAAGGCCGCTACGCGCAGCGGAGAATTGGGTCGAGGAGAGAGAGACAGCCATTTTTGCGTACCCACTCGACTCCGACGCAAACTGCGTCTTTGGTTTGGGTACTCGGTTGGAGCGTCGTTTTTTCACCGAAAGCAACGTGCACGACCTATATTTGGGTTTGGGTGCCGTGATGGCTAtcccgttggagacagtctttaCTGTGACGAAAAATCCATCTTTtactcttatgaatatgctaCTAGTCAGCTAGAATTATGCAATTTTCTCAACCAGATATGCAACAACAACAATTTGAGAATACATCTGATCTAGAAGACTCACAAGGAGAAAGgaatattaaaaaaaaaaaaaactaactatGGATGAGAGGAGAGGGAGCTTTGTTCGTGGTAACCAAGTTCCTTGTCATGGGGGTGAGGTGATGTGCTCGAGGGCTACATGCCAGGAGGCATGACCCATTTCACTAAATAAACTGTTAGGACATTCTGAAAATTGGTGCATATCATGATTTCAGAAAATTAAGAAGGTTAATTCAGGGACGGAGTGTGGGACGTGGGATGTTTTTTAAATCTGGAATGTGATGTTTGTGTTAAAAAAAGTGTTTTTTTCTCTCTGGTTACTTTAAATGTTTCTCTGATAAAAGAAATGGTTCTTTAGCGTCTATTAAGATGGTTCAATAATCACAATTGTACATGGACCTAAAAAAGATATCATCTCACTGATTTGTGCTTCCTGGAGACATTACTCAGCAACACAGCCAGGCTACTAAACAGACGGACCCTCATTGGATTTTTCTTGCATCTTACTTAGAGAATTATCTGCTTCCAAGTCCAGCTTATTTATGGCTTTCTCCAAATAATCAAGAAGATCTTTTGACAGTGAACACTTCAATGCGATGGATGCCACCTTTCTTGAGATACGTGCAGCACGCATTTTCAAATCTTCCGTCTCAGTTCCTTCTTTCTCAATATAAAATCCTCTTTTTGCATATTTTGTCCATCTGTTCAGAATGTATTGCGATGGCAAAACGAAAACATCATTCGCATTGAAGACTTTCAGAGCATGCGTGCACAATATACCTATAAGATAAGGATGACACTTTTCATCATATTGTATTAGAAACTACATTGTAATTTAAAATGTGTTTACGTACCTATGGATTCATACTTCCTGCAGGAACATGTAATGGTCATATTTTCCTTGTTGAATACAACCGTTGCTCCATGAACAGATTGCATATGCATAACCATATATGTCAAGTTGGACCCATCAGCTTGTAACAGTTTACAAGAGAATGAAAATTGTTGTTTAAATTCTTCCTCAAACTCTGAATACACCCTCCTTGTATATGATTCTGCTGCAGTCTTCAACAGAGGTAGATTCGGGATGTAAATAACTGGGTTCTTTCGACGTGAATTAAAATCCGCATCTAACTCATTTTCACGAAGACTAGCAGAAACCTTCTCATATTCCACAAGGAATTCCGAAAAAGAGAGTTTCCTACGAAATTTTTTCTTGAAAACATTTTTCATACCTTCGCTCCTATGAGTCAAGGTCATATCGGCTGTAAAAGAGCCGTTGTACACAGTAGCCCACTTTTTCCTCAAATTATAAAGGTCTGCCATCCATTGGTTGTCCTCGAGATTATATTCAGTCACCAAATCATGCCACATCTTGATGAACAAAGTCTCTGATCTATCTTCATAGACACATCTCTTAAAATCATGTACAAACTTCTCAGAATGCTTCTGAATTACATGCCCGAGATGTTTAGCAGCATTAAGACAGATTTGCCACAAACAAAGCCGATGGCTTGTATTTCGGAATACATAAGCTATTGCTCCTGTCATGGTCGCATCCTGATCAGTGAAAATTGTGCTTGGGTGCTTGCCTGACATTGCTGCTAGAAAGGTTTCAAAGAGCCAAACAAATGACTCAACACTCTCATTGAATATTAGTGCAGCCCCAAAAAGTATTATCTGCATGTGATGGTTGGTTCCAATTAGCGGAGCAAAGGGCATTTCAAGCTTATCAGTCTGAAATGTGGTGTCAAATGACACAGCATCACCAAAGCACGCGTAATCCATAATAGACTGACTATCAGCCCAAAAGAAATTAGCTATTTGACCATCTACCTCATCTACTTGAATGGCATAAAAAAAGGTAGGGTCCTCTATCTGCTTATTCTTCAAGTACTCTAACAGTGTTTGCGCGTCATTGGGTTCTAAGTACTTCTTGCGCTGCCAACCAATCTCATTATTGCAACCCATCCTTGGGAATGGCATTTTGTCAGCTCCTCCGTAAAACTCCTTCATGAACTCATACACCTGGGCTGGCTTCATCCCGGCTTCCCGTATCTGACTAATTAGTCTCTTGTCCGCTTCTATAACACGTCGTTGGGACCTCAGTTTGTGCGACTTATTTGGACTTGCAAGATCATGATTGTGATCAAGTACAACCTTTTGTACTCTCCATGTCCCCTCTCTGTTGACACTAAACTGAATACGGGCATTGCAACCTGTTCTTTTAGCGTCCTGTGATGACTCAGTTTCTCGATGAATACGGGCATTGCAACCTGTTCTTTTAGTGTCCTGTGATGACTCACTTTCTCGATATCCTTGGTTACTGCAAACTATATATTTCTGAGAAATAGAACCATCTACTCGGCGCTTTGTATGGCTCTTTCTAACACTGAACCCAACCTTACCGGCATAGGTATTGTACATCTCATAAGCTTGGTCCTCTGATTTGAAAGCCATCCCAACTTCAGGAACGATCAAAGTTTGACCATCTTTATCAACCATCTGTTGTACAAAAGAGTTGAGAACtaaagttatatatatattaCCAATACGAAATATCATTTGGTCGCTCCAATATGTTACGTTTCATTACCTCATCTGGTGCTTCATCTTCTATTGCTTCCATGATGATCTAAAATGGTGGAAAAGGAACCCTTGATTAATCCAAATCCAATCCAGCCCAGTTCACCCCTTGATTAATCCAAATCCAGTCCAAAGCACAGACTACTCTGTTCTAATATCAACTGACTAACACCTCAGATCTGAAATGGCAGAAAAGTAACAGTACAAGATGTAAGATTCATACAGCCATTATctatatttgatttttttttttaaatatcagGAATTGCGGGTTCTTCTTACGGCACAGATTATCTCAACAAATCCGCAGCTTATCTCTCATGTACACGAGTTATTAGGTGAAGTGACCAGACAAAGAAAGTATTAGGGAAATAGATAAAAAGATGCCCAGTGAGTGATGATGCGTTGATGCTTTTCACAGTACATGCTAGCCAAAGGATATAAGCTGCTGATACAAGTGGCAAACTTATGGCTTAGGGGATTAAGAGATTGTGCTTTCACCATTAACACCCCTGTATGGTGTGGTCTGGTCTCCCTCTGATTTCAATTTTCAAGGAAACAAGTGCAGGTGTCCCCTTTCAACGTTAACTATCCTGAAAATGAAATGTTCAGTCCCTAACCACTAGCCTTGTTTTCTTCTGAAATGGAATCCATAACAGAAGGTAGACAAACAGATAGAATGGAAGTTTTTAAGGTATGTACCACCGGCATAGAAACGACATATGCTTCATATCATTAGTGGTAAAAGGGGATCCTCGTAACATCAGGGCCGGATGTCATGCTAAAATGTCGCTAGTATGTTGTAAACTTTGTTCTCTCACTTCCCAGTTCGACAACCTAATAGATCCGTTTTCCGGCAAACCAGAATTTGCTAACTTCTATTAGTACCCATAAACGCAACGCAACGCAGCTTCCTGTTCGCAAACCAGAATTTGCAAGTTCTAGTACCCATAAAAGCAACGCAACGCAGCCTCCTGATCGCAATAGACGGTTTGTATTTGAGCAGGGGATCCCGCGGAACAGGACGCACCATCCATCCAAGCAACCAAGCGAGATTAGGCTCCTTACCAGGTGAGGAAGAAATTGACGAGTCCCGTCCCACTCCCGTCCCTGCGCCGGCCAGTACAGTGTACAGAGTAGCGCCAGGAGGAGAAAGAGGATCGCACGTTCCTTCCTCGCAGCTGCCGCGGCGCTAGGAAGAGAAGGGGCGGACCCGGACCCAACCTGAAGGCGTGGTGGGGCGGCCGCCCAGGCTCCCGGCGAGCAGTCACCACCTTAACCTACCGGCGAGCGGTGGCCCGTCGAGCGTCCTGGACGGCGCCGTGGAGAAGTGCTCAGAACGCTGAGAACCAACACAAAGGGTTATGGTCTTTTGGGCTTATTGCTAGTTATCACTGGGCCAAAGCCCAAAAAAATGTAAACAGACCCTTTCCAGCCCATCGACCGCTTCGGCCAGCTCAGCACCTACACTGGGTTAACACTGCTCCACTTGAAtaagggggtgtttagatccgtgactaaaatttaggaggtgtgtcttGTATGTgatgttcggatattaataaaaaaataaattacataatccgtcggtactccacgagacaaattttctaagcctaattaattcatcattagcacatgtttactgtaacaacacattg encodes:
- the LOC136531510 gene encoding protein FAR1-RELATED SEQUENCE 5-like isoform X2, which translates into the protein MEAIEDEAPDEMVDKDGQTLIVPEVGMAFKSEDQAYEMYNTYAGKVGFSVRKSHTKRRVDGSISQKYIVCSNQGYRESESSQDTKRTGCNARIHRETESSQDAKRTGCNARIQFSVNREGTWRVQKVVLDHNHDLASPNKSHKLRSQRRVIEADKRLISQIREAGMKPAQVYEFMKEFYGGADKMPFPRMGCNNEIGWQRKKYLEPNDAQTLLEYLKNKQIEDPTFFYAIQVDEVDGQIANFFWADSQSIMDYACFGDAVSFDTTFQTDKLEMPFAPLIGTNHHMQIILFGAALIFNESVESFVWLFETFLAAMSGKHPSTIFTDQDATMTGAIAYVFRNTSHRLCLWQICLNAAKHLGHVIQKHSEKFVHDFKRCVYEDRSETLFIKMWHDLVTEYNLEDNQWMADLYNLRKKWATVYNGSFTADMTLTHRSEGMKNVFKKKFRRKLSFSEFLVEYEKVSASLRENELDADFNSRRKNPVIYIPNLPLLKTAAESYTRRVYSEFEEEFKQQFSFSCKLLQADGSNLTYMVMHMQSVHGATVVFNKENMTITCSCRKYESIGILCTHALKVFNANDVFVLPSQYILNRWTKYAKRGFYIEKEGTETEDLKMRAARISRKVASIALKCSLSKDLLDYLEKAINKLDLEADNSLRN
- the LOC136531510 gene encoding protein FAR1-RELATED SEQUENCE 5-like isoform X3 produces the protein MEAIEDEAPDEMVDKDGQTLIVPEVGMAFKSEDQAYEMYNTYAGKVGFSVRKSHTKRRVDGSISQKYIVCSNQGYRESESSQDTKRTGCNARIQFSVNREGTWRVQKVVLDHNHDLASPNKSHKLRSQRRVIEADKRLISQIREAGMKPAQVYEFMKEFYGGADKMPFPRMGCNNEIGWQRKKYLEPNDAQTLLEYLKNKQIEDPTFFYAIQVDEVDGQIANFFWADSQSIMDYACFGDAVSFDTTFQTDKLEMPFAPLIGTNHHMQIILFGAALIFNESVESFVWLFETFLAAMSGKHPSTIFTDQDATMTGAIAYVFRNTSHRLCLWQICLNAAKHLGHVIQKHSEKFVHDFKRCVYEDRSETLFIKMWHDLVTEYNLEDNQWMADLYNLRKKWATVYNGSFTADMTLTHRSEGMKNVFKKKFRRKLSFSEFLVEYEKVSASLRENELDADFNSRRKNPVIYIPNLPLLKTAAESYTRRVYSEFEEEFKQQFSFSCKLLQADGSNLTYMVMHMQSVHGATVVFNKENMTITCSCRKYESIGILCTHALKVFNANDVFVLPSQYILNRWTKYAKRGFYIEKEGTETEDLKMRAARISRKVASIALKCSLSKDLLDYLEKAINKLDLEADNSLSKMQEKSNEGPSV
- the LOC136531510 gene encoding protein FAR1-RELATED SEQUENCE 5-like isoform X1; its protein translation is MEAIEDEAPDEMVDKDGQTLIVPEVGMAFKSEDQAYEMYNTYAGKVGFSVRKSHTKRRVDGSISQKYIVCSNQGYRESESSQDTKRTGCNARIHRETESSQDAKRTGCNARIQFSVNREGTWRVQKVVLDHNHDLASPNKSHKLRSQRRVIEADKRLISQIREAGMKPAQVYEFMKEFYGGADKMPFPRMGCNNEIGWQRKKYLEPNDAQTLLEYLKNKQIEDPTFFYAIQVDEVDGQIANFFWADSQSIMDYACFGDAVSFDTTFQTDKLEMPFAPLIGTNHHMQIILFGAALIFNESVESFVWLFETFLAAMSGKHPSTIFTDQDATMTGAIAYVFRNTSHRLCLWQICLNAAKHLGHVIQKHSEKFVHDFKRCVYEDRSETLFIKMWHDLVTEYNLEDNQWMADLYNLRKKWATVYNGSFTADMTLTHRSEGMKNVFKKKFRRKLSFSEFLVEYEKVSASLRENELDADFNSRRKNPVIYIPNLPLLKTAAESYTRRVYSEFEEEFKQQFSFSCKLLQADGSNLTYMVMHMQSVHGATVVFNKENMTITCSCRKYESIGILCTHALKVFNANDVFVLPSQYILNRWTKYAKRGFYIEKEGTETEDLKMRAARISRKVASIALKCSLSKDLLDYLEKAINKLDLEADNSLSKMQEKSNEGPSV
- the LOC136531510 gene encoding protein FAR1-RELATED SEQUENCE 5-like isoform X4; the encoded protein is MEAIEDEAPDEMVDKDGQTLIVPEVGMAFKSEDQAYEMYNTYAGKVGFSVRKSHTKRRVDGSISQKYIVCSNQGYRESESSQDTKRTGCNARIHRETESSQDAKRTGCNARIQFSVNREGTWRVQKVVLDHNHDLASPNKSHKLRSQRRVIEADKRLISQIREAGMKPAQVYEFMKEFYGGADKMPFPRMGCNNEIGWQRKKYLEPNDAQTLLEYLKNKQIEDPTFFYAIQVDEVDGQIANFFWADSQSIMDYACFGDAVSFDTTFQTDKLEMPFAPLIGTNHHMQIILFGAALIFNESVESFVWLFETFLAAMSGKHPSTIFTDQDATMTGAIAYVFRNTSHRLCLWQICLNAAKHLGHVIQKHSEKFVHDFKRCVYEDRSETLFIKMWHDLVTEYNLEDNQWMADLYNLRKKWATVYNGSFTADMTLTHRSEGMKNVFKKKFRRKLSFSEFLVEYEKVSASLRENELDADFNSRRKNPVIYIPNLPLLKTAAESYTRRVYSEFEEEFKQQFSFSCKLLQADGSNLTYMVMHMQSVHGATVVFNKENMTITCSCRKYESIDGQNMQKEDFILRKKELRRKI